The following coding sequences lie in one beta proteobacterium CB genomic window:
- a CDS encoding heavy metal translocating P-type ATPase, translated as MIKRNGLTSSEVKRLQKIHGSNEMPIGDRHTFLHSLFNVLTEPMFGLLLVAGSIYLIIGSVEDALILLGFIAISIVITLYQQRKSEKAIDALKDLSSPRALVIRDGIRQRIAGREVVAGDLLILEEGSRIAADALLVESHDLLADESMLTGESEPVEKSPNHLIYSGCLVVRGTGMAIVQAIGLQTELGKIGKSLDEIKEPESPLQQDIAILIKRYAIYGLALSLIVFLIYGIIHQNWLQGALSGISLTMALMPEEFTVILTVFMALGVWRISRQQVLTRHAPVIETLGSINNLCVDKTGTLTINKMSLQGLATTSEVLNLANNSKTVSSEQLELLTYAVLASEIEPFDPMEKAFHEGLSSLHPNHHAKYQHFQLVHEYPLNPEFPAMAHVWSSPENSEDHLVAVKGSPESVMSLCRLNDSQLINIEKQIAMMASEGMRLLGVAKASYRKQSAPWPDTIKSFDYEWLGLVGLKDPLRPEVPAAVKQCQDAGIRVIMITGDHAVTAQAIAKQAGINAERYLSGKDIDGMNSDQLTKAVSDTSVFVRIKPEQKLKLVKALQANKEIVAMTGDGINDAPALKAAHVGIAMGQRGTDVAREASSLVLLNDDFSSIVNAIRQGRQIYDNLHKAIIYVIAVHIPIAGAVFIPLVFGAPPMLSPIHILFLEMIIDPTCAIVFEMEPPEKNIMQRAPRDPNQKIFSAGNVSMAIIQGFGLMTVVTGLYLGLLHLEYSQNFATTVSFGGLVLGNLILIIVSRSRHEHILNILKRSNPSQKWIIGAATISFMGLLFIPFLRERFDFSMIDTRGVLLILASGVVSLLWCELTKSAFKIGKVSRHLST; from the coding sequence TTGATTAAGAGAAATGGCTTAACAAGCTCTGAAGTAAAGAGATTACAAAAAATCCACGGCTCCAATGAAATGCCGATTGGGGATCGACATACTTTTTTGCACTCTTTATTCAATGTATTAACTGAGCCCATGTTTGGCCTACTGCTAGTTGCCGGCAGCATTTATCTGATTATTGGCAGCGTTGAAGATGCACTGATTCTCTTGGGATTTATTGCCATCTCCATTGTGATAACCCTCTATCAGCAACGTAAGAGTGAAAAAGCTATCGACGCACTGAAAGATTTATCAAGTCCTAGGGCTTTAGTGATTCGAGACGGCATTAGACAACGTATCGCCGGCAGAGAAGTGGTTGCTGGTGATTTGCTCATTCTTGAAGAGGGTAGTCGCATTGCGGCCGATGCTTTGCTAGTAGAAAGCCATGATCTATTAGCTGACGAATCTATGCTCACTGGCGAGTCTGAGCCGGTAGAAAAGTCGCCAAATCATCTGATTTACTCTGGCTGCCTTGTAGTCAGGGGTACGGGCATGGCAATAGTTCAGGCAATTGGACTGCAAACTGAATTAGGCAAGATTGGCAAAAGCCTTGATGAAATCAAGGAGCCTGAAAGCCCGCTCCAACAAGACATTGCAATTTTGATTAAGCGTTACGCAATCTATGGTCTTGCACTCTCATTGATTGTTTTTTTGATTTATGGAATCATCCATCAAAATTGGCTCCAAGGCGCACTTTCTGGCATTAGTCTCACAATGGCACTTATGCCCGAAGAGTTCACCGTCATCTTGACTGTGTTCATGGCATTGGGGGTTTGGCGTATTTCACGCCAACAAGTACTGACACGGCATGCGCCTGTGATTGAAACCTTAGGCAGTATTAATAATCTCTGCGTTGATAAGACCGGCACTCTCACGATCAATAAGATGAGCTTGCAAGGCTTAGCAACAACATCTGAAGTCCTCAACCTAGCGAATAACTCAAAAACTGTATCTTCTGAGCAATTGGAGTTATTAACTTATGCCGTTCTGGCTAGCGAGATTGAACCCTTCGATCCAATGGAAAAAGCCTTTCATGAGGGCTTATCCTCACTGCATCCAAATCATCATGCCAAATATCAACATTTTCAGCTCGTACATGAGTACCCCCTCAATCCTGAATTTCCAGCAATGGCACATGTATGGAGCTCTCCAGAAAATTCTGAGGACCACCTGGTTGCAGTAAAGGGGTCTCCAGAATCAGTCATGTCCTTATGTAGACTGAATGACTCCCAGCTTATTAATATTGAAAAACAAATTGCCATGATGGCATCAGAAGGAATGCGCTTACTAGGCGTTGCCAAAGCGAGCTACCGCAAACAGTCTGCCCCATGGCCAGATACGATTAAAAGCTTTGACTATGAATGGTTAGGATTGGTTGGCCTCAAAGACCCGTTGCGCCCAGAAGTTCCAGCGGCAGTGAAGCAATGCCAAGATGCTGGCATTCGAGTGATCATGATTACGGGAGACCATGCGGTTACTGCTCAAGCCATTGCGAAACAAGCTGGCATAAACGCTGAGCGCTACTTATCTGGCAAAGATATCGACGGCATGAATAGTGATCAACTCACTAAGGCGGTCAGCGATACCTCGGTTTTTGTGAGGATTAAACCGGAACAAAAATTAAAACTAGTGAAGGCCTTACAGGCCAATAAAGAAATCGTCGCAATGACTGGTGATGGAATCAATGATGCGCCGGCCCTGAAGGCCGCTCACGTTGGCATTGCTATGGGTCAAAGAGGAACTGATGTCGCCCGAGAGGCCTCTTCACTTGTGTTGCTAAACGATGATTTTTCATCGATTGTGAATGCGATTAGACAGGGTCGTCAAATATATGACAACCTCCATAAGGCCATCATCTATGTCATCGCCGTTCATATACCGATCGCGGGCGCAGTATTTATCCCCCTCGTTTTTGGCGCGCCGCCTATGCTATCGCCGATACATATCTTATTTCTAGAGATGATTATTGATCCTACTTGTGCCATTGTTTTTGAGATGGAGCCGCCTGAAAAAAATATCATGCAGAGAGCCCCTCGCGACCCAAACCAGAAAATATTTTCTGCAGGTAATGTATCGATGGCAATCATTCAGGGCTTTGGACTAATGACTGTAGTAACCGGCCTCTACCTTGGACTTTTGCATCTGGAATATTCTCAGAATTTCGCTACGACCGTTTCGTTTGGTGGCCTTGTCTTGGGGAATTTAATTCTCATTATTGTGAGCCGCTCAAGGCATGAACATATTCTCAATATTTTAAAAAGATCAAATCCATCTCAAAAATGGATCATCGGTGCAGCCACTATTTCATTCATGGGCCTACTCTTCATTCCTTTTTTGCGGGAACGCTTTGATTTTTCGATGATTGATACTAGGGGCGTCTTGCTCATACTAGCTTCAGGAGTTGTGAGCTTACTTTGGTGCGAATTGACTAAATCGGCATTCAAGATTGGCAAAGTATCTCGCCATCTTTCAACTTAG
- a CDS encoding Nitroreductase, giving the protein MNTFDAIRERRSVKYFDPTHQFTQQETNQLIELAKLAPSSFNIQHWRLVNVTDKALRTQLRAAANNQAQVTDASLLFVVTVDIKAWEKDPARYWVNAPKEAQDILVPWIHPFYAGKEQLQRDEAMRSAGIMLQTLMLAAKGMGYDSCPMVGFDFDKVAELIHLPKDYAIAAMLAIGKGVQAAWPKPGFIPESEMVIENHF; this is encoded by the coding sequence ATGAATACCTTTGACGCCATTCGTGAACGTAGATCAGTGAAGTACTTTGATCCTACCCATCAATTTACTCAACAAGAAACTAATCAGCTGATTGAGTTAGCCAAGCTTGCACCATCATCGTTCAACATTCAGCACTGGCGTTTAGTCAATGTGACAGATAAGGCTCTAAGAACCCAATTGCGCGCAGCAGCAAACAATCAAGCACAGGTGACTGACGCTTCCTTATTGTTTGTAGTTACTGTGGATATCAAGGCCTGGGAAAAAGATCCTGCTCGCTATTGGGTGAATGCCCCAAAAGAAGCTCAAGATATTTTGGTGCCTTGGATTCATCCATTTTATGCAGGCAAAGAGCAGTTGCAAAGAGATGAAGCAATGCGTTCTGCCGGCATCATGCTGCAGACCTTGATGCTGGCCGCCAAAGGAATGGGTTATGACTCATGCCCGATGGTGGGATTTGATTTCGATAAGGTTGCTGAGCTGATTCATCTGCCGAAAGACTATGCGATTGCTGCAATGTTAGCCATTGGAAAGGGCGTGCAAGCCGCTTGGCCAAAGCCAGGCTTCATCCCTGAATCAGAGATGGTGATAGAAAACCATTTCTGA
- a CDS encoding deoxyribodipyrimidine photo-lyase yields the protein MALQAVWFKRDLRTFDHEALCRACESGPTVCFYVIEPDYWRLDNTSNRQWHFVRESLLDLSDQLKVLGATLVVHQGRVIDFLETLYQERGQFTLHSHIETGIDWTYQRDKKVAEWCQAHQLDWHEYSQNGVCRPVSARGTTFMEHWISWVAKPLLQIPEQAQFVSLKNGLEPANWPIDVCIDDHPCHGRQQGGRSKGLEVFHDFLTGRGEAYSGSISSPITAESACSRLSPYLTYGCLSLKEVAQRTAERGEWAPNRQWAKSLAAFSRRLWWHCHWIQTFETRCSIETLPMMSKMAQLERPFDQAKFEAWRTGNTGWPLVDACMRFLHHNGWLNFRMRAMLVSAATFSLSLPWKPVANDLAKLFVDFEPGIHYSQIQMQSGMMGNTVLRIYNPVSQAMDLDADGHFVKQWVPELRQVSQTWIYEPWKMTPNLRSLAGWTETDFYPQPLVDFKWVHKQAKAAVTQIRTGGKPKAPKIKEQDGAVKLKQVKAVKKKVDSDPSQMALF from the coding sequence GTGGCTCTACAGGCAGTCTGGTTTAAGCGAGATCTTCGTACATTCGATCACGAAGCCCTGTGTCGTGCCTGCGAGAGTGGCCCTACAGTCTGCTTTTACGTTATTGAGCCTGATTATTGGCGGCTCGATAATACGAGTAATCGTCAGTGGCATTTTGTCCGTGAATCACTCTTAGATCTTTCCGATCAGCTCAAGGTTCTAGGTGCCACCTTGGTGGTTCATCAGGGAAGGGTTATTGATTTTTTGGAGACTCTGTATCAAGAGCGCGGTCAATTTACACTGCATAGTCATATAGAGACCGGTATTGACTGGACCTATCAGCGTGATAAAAAGGTAGCAGAGTGGTGCCAAGCACATCAATTGGACTGGCATGAGTATTCTCAAAATGGCGTGTGTCGACCAGTCTCAGCCAGAGGCACCACATTTATGGAGCATTGGATAAGCTGGGTTGCAAAGCCGCTCCTGCAGATTCCAGAGCAAGCTCAATTTGTTAGTTTGAAAAATGGTTTAGAGCCAGCTAATTGGCCAATCGACGTCTGTATTGATGACCACCCCTGTCATGGAAGGCAGCAGGGTGGTCGCAGCAAAGGGCTCGAAGTCTTTCATGATTTCTTGACGGGGCGAGGTGAGGCCTATAGTGGCTCTATCAGCTCTCCCATTACAGCAGAGTCGGCTTGCTCAAGATTAAGTCCTTACCTGACATACGGCTGCTTAAGCCTGAAAGAGGTGGCACAGCGCACTGCTGAAAGAGGTGAGTGGGCGCCGAATCGACAGTGGGCAAAGAGCTTAGCGGCATTCTCCAGGAGGTTATGGTGGCATTGCCATTGGATACAAACTTTTGAAACCCGATGCAGCATAGAGACTCTACCGATGATGTCGAAAATGGCGCAATTGGAACGTCCCTTTGATCAGGCAAAGTTTGAAGCTTGGCGTACTGGTAATACGGGTTGGCCTCTAGTTGACGCATGTATGCGCTTCTTACATCACAACGGCTGGCTGAATTTCCGGATGCGGGCCATGTTAGTTTCTGCTGCAACCTTCTCCTTATCCCTGCCATGGAAGCCGGTAGCCAATGACTTGGCGAAATTATTTGTAGATTTTGAGCCGGGCATTCATTATTCGCAAATCCAAATGCAAAGCGGCATGATGGGTAATACCGTTCTGAGGATTTACAACCCCGTATCGCAGGCGATGGATTTGGATGCCGATGGGCACTTTGTCAAACAGTGGGTTCCTGAGCTGCGGCAAGTAAGTCAAACGTGGATATATGAGCCCTGGAAGATGACGCCAAATTTACGTTCCTTGGCTGGCTGGACAGAAACTGACTTTTATCCCCAACCTCTAGTAGATTTTAAGTGGGTACACAAACAAGCTAAGGCAGCGGTAACCCAAATTAGGACAGGGGGTAAGCCTAAGGCCCCAAAAATAAAAGAGCAAGATGGCGCCGTAAAGCTAAAACAAGTAAAAGCAGTAAAAAAGAAAGTCGACTCTGACCCCTCTCAGATGGCGCTGTTCTAG
- a CDS encoding Glutathione peroxidase, which yields MLSNIPLTRLNDDPENLLDYAGKVLLVVNVASHCGFTSQYKELQALYTEFAQQGFEILAFPCDQFGGQEPGTPEQIAHFCSEKYQVTFPVFQKTDVNGANSHQLFDYLKTAVPGLLGTEAIKWNFTKFLLNRDGLPVKRYASATTPMNIRADIQQLL from the coding sequence GTGCTCTCTAACATTCCACTGACACGTCTAAACGATGACCCTGAAAATCTACTCGACTATGCCGGTAAGGTGTTGTTGGTAGTTAATGTCGCCAGTCATTGTGGGTTTACCTCTCAATACAAAGAGTTGCAAGCTCTGTACACCGAGTTTGCACAACAAGGCTTTGAGATCCTTGCTTTTCCTTGTGATCAATTTGGAGGTCAAGAACCCGGTACCCCAGAGCAGATTGCTCATTTCTGCTCCGAAAAATATCAGGTTACCTTCCCCGTCTTTCAAAAGACAGATGTCAATGGCGCCAACTCCCATCAGCTCTTTGATTATTTAAAAACCGCTGTGCCAGGATTGCTTGGTACAGAGGCGATTAAGTGGAACTTCACCAAGTTTCTGCTCAATCGCGATGGCTTGCCAGTTAAGCGATATGCCTCAGCAACGACCCCAATGAACATTCGTGCTGATATTCAACAATTACTTTAA
- a CDS encoding GTP cyclohydrolase I, which translates to MNQNDGIPLSEVIRKRIKTKKARFHANDNIAAFIKPGELEVLIDEVAEKMQSVLESLVIDTQSDHNTKNTSKRVAKMFVNEVFNGRYVEKPSLTQFPNISQLNELMIIGPITVRSACSHHLCPIMGRVWIGILPNKNSALIGLSKYSRLTDWVMSRPQIQEEAVVELADMIEEGVKPTGVAIVMEADHFCMQWRGVKDGDSKMINSVMRGSFLKDSNLRREFLSLITRS; encoded by the coding sequence ATGAATCAGAACGATGGCATCCCCCTTTCAGAAGTTATTCGCAAACGCATCAAGACTAAAAAAGCCCGCTTTCATGCAAATGACAATATTGCGGCTTTTATTAAGCCAGGTGAATTAGAGGTTTTAATTGATGAAGTTGCTGAAAAGATGCAATCGGTATTAGAGAGTCTGGTTATCGATACGCAAAGTGACCACAATACTAAAAATACTAGTAAGCGAGTTGCAAAAATGTTTGTCAATGAGGTGTTCAACGGCCGTTACGTTGAAAAGCCCTCACTCACTCAATTTCCCAATATCAGCCAGTTAAATGAACTCATGATTATTGGTCCGATTACTGTGCGTAGCGCCTGCTCTCATCACCTTTGTCCCATCATGGGTAGAGTCTGGATTGGGATATTACCCAATAAGAATTCAGCCTTAATTGGGCTATCCAAATACTCCCGCCTAACCGATTGGGTTATGAGTCGCCCCCAGATTCAAGAGGAGGCTGTAGTTGAGCTGGCAGACATGATTGAAGAGGGGGTGAAACCCACAGGTGTTGCTATCGTGATGGAAGCCGATCACTTTTGTATGCAGTGGCGCGGTGTCAAAGATGGAGATTCAAAAATGATTAATAGCGTGATGCGAGGATCATTCTTAAAAGACTCCAATCTTCGTAGAGAATTTTTATCTCTTATTACCCGCTCCTAA
- a CDS encoding Glycosyl transferase family 2, producing MITVVIASYQYGHLAAHCIESLLSQTVAPRRIIFADDGAHDCAHLPNLYPGIEYIFRPQNLGTVDNFHDLLSRIDTEYSLFIGADNWLRSDAIELLSKASADIVTYDIVVTGELKEEIHDRVPGETVPYQGDLYWDREGKHHGSMMYRTTLAQKIGYKRRYADGVHAQEDWNLWDKMLEQGASVASLKEGLLYYRRHRENFLKYDHLIEAIEETV from the coding sequence ATGATTACAGTCGTTATCGCCTCCTATCAGTATGGCCACCTTGCAGCCCACTGCATTGAGTCTTTGCTCTCTCAAACAGTAGCGCCTAGGCGCATTATTTTTGCCGATGATGGTGCTCATGATTGCGCGCACTTACCTAATCTCTACCCCGGAATTGAATACATCTTTAGACCCCAAAACTTAGGTACGGTCGATAACTTTCATGATCTGTTATCCCGAATTGATACCGAATACTCCTTATTTATTGGTGCTGACAATTGGTTGCGCTCGGATGCTATCGAGCTACTGTCCAAAGCGAGTGCTGATATTGTGACCTACGACATCGTGGTCACTGGTGAGCTCAAGGAAGAGATTCATGATCGCGTACCTGGTGAAACCGTTCCCTATCAAGGTGATTTGTATTGGGATCGGGAAGGCAAACATCATGGCTCCATGATGTATCGCACCACATTGGCCCAGAAAATTGGATACAAGCGCAGGTACGCCGACGGAGTGCATGCCCAAGAGGATTGGAATCTCTGGGACAAAATGTTAGAGCAGGGTGCTAGCGTCGCTAGCCTGAAAGAGGGGCTACTGTATTACAGAAGGCATCGGGAAAACTTCTTAAAGTACGACCATCTAATTGAGGCGATTGAAGAGACTGTCTAG
- a CDS encoding Amidohydrolase 3, producing the protein MKFAPKLLTSLLIAHCALTFAKGNADTIFYGGPIVTVNAKNEEVQALAVQNGKIVAVGTKDAVTKEWQASNTKVIDLQGQTLMPGFVEPHVHIMVTAVFEGLGLNLSNFTLPYDTKETLIQKMKAGLKNVPAGGWLFGFGVDPSRTTPFMAELTADDLDKVSTTVPIFIVNQSGHIGYVNHKALELAGVTNKTLNPAGGGIYVKDAKGQLTGKLVEPPTYLPFMSKMPNPTEEQLFAAIQGTMKKMASTGVTTASDMSVGGNFGVDKEIAIYKAIFAKNASPIRVRGYLFSETLPAGYNAIKPNEGDDKLRFVGIKYITDGSTQGLTAALNQPYTYPKDSKWSGALNYKDADIYASMKSYFDQGWQISSHSNGDKAIDQALNSYSKLLAGNPNPQERRLRIEHFTVNHPEHVKKAVKLGVIPSFTIGHVDYWGAAFNNHIIGPERAERIDPAGDFKRAGGKFTLHSDSPVSNVGPLNYVSEEVTRLWQLPPQKVLGPTQAVSVDDAIRAITIDAAYQIFADNIVGSLEVGKQADLVVLEKNPRKTPPAEIRNIKVKETWIDGKLVSLK; encoded by the coding sequence ATGAAATTCGCACCCAAGTTACTCACATCTCTATTGATTGCGCATTGTGCTCTTACCTTTGCTAAAGGCAATGCAGACACTATTTTCTATGGTGGACCCATCGTTACAGTTAATGCCAAGAATGAAGAAGTTCAGGCACTAGCTGTACAGAATGGCAAGATTGTTGCCGTTGGAACTAAAGATGCGGTTACCAAAGAGTGGCAGGCCAGTAATACCAAGGTGATTGATCTGCAAGGCCAAACCTTGATGCCGGGCTTTGTAGAGCCTCATGTGCACATCATGGTGACTGCAGTCTTTGAGGGTCTTGGCTTGAATCTGAGTAATTTCACTTTGCCTTATGACACTAAAGAAACCTTAATTCAGAAAATGAAAGCAGGACTAAAGAATGTGCCTGCTGGTGGTTGGTTATTTGGCTTTGGTGTTGATCCATCACGTACAACTCCATTTATGGCAGAACTCACTGCTGATGATTTAGATAAAGTATCTACGACAGTTCCTATTTTTATCGTGAACCAATCCGGCCATATCGGCTACGTCAATCACAAGGCTTTAGAGCTTGCAGGGGTTACCAATAAAACTCTAAATCCTGCTGGTGGCGGTATTTACGTGAAAGATGCAAAGGGTCAGCTGACTGGCAAGCTAGTAGAGCCACCAACTTATTTGCCATTCATGTCCAAAATGCCGAACCCAACGGAAGAGCAATTATTTGCGGCCATTCAAGGCACCATGAAGAAAATGGCATCTACCGGTGTAACAACGGCCTCTGATATGAGTGTTGGCGGTAATTTTGGTGTTGATAAAGAGATCGCAATTTATAAGGCGATTTTTGCAAAGAATGCATCACCCATTCGAGTCCGCGGATACTTATTTAGTGAGACTTTGCCTGCTGGCTACAACGCTATCAAGCCGAATGAAGGCGATGATAAGTTACGCTTCGTTGGTATCAAATATATTACCGATGGTTCTACGCAAGGTTTAACTGCAGCACTCAACCAGCCTTACACCTATCCAAAAGATAGTAAGTGGAGCGGGGCATTGAACTATAAAGACGCTGATATCTATGCTTCCATGAAGTCATACTTTGATCAAGGCTGGCAAATTTCTTCGCACTCAAATGGTGATAAGGCAATTGATCAGGCTTTGAATAGCTACTCCAAATTATTGGCGGGCAATCCTAATCCACAAGAGCGTCGTTTGCGTATTGAGCATTTCACGGTTAATCACCCAGAGCACGTTAAAAAGGCGGTCAAATTGGGTGTGATACCAAGCTTTACTATTGGCCACGTTGATTACTGGGGTGCAGCATTTAATAATCACATTATTGGGCCTGAGCGCGCTGAGCGAATTGATCCAGCCGGAGACTTTAAGCGTGCGGGCGGTAAATTTACGCTGCATAGTGATTCACCGGTTTCTAATGTCGGACCTTTGAACTATGTCAGCGAAGAGGTAACGCGCCTATGGCAACTGCCCCCACAAAAAGTGCTTGGGCCAACTCAAGCTGTTTCGGTTGATGATGCAATTCGTGCGATTACTATCGATGCTGCATATCAAATCTTTGCCGACAATATTGTGGGTAGTTTGGAAGTAGGTAAGCAAGCTGACTTAGTGGTGCTGGAGAAGAATCCACGCAAGACCCCGCCAGCAGAAATTCGTAATATTAAGGTTAAAGAAACTTGGATTGACGGTAAGCTAGTTAGTTTGAAATAG
- a CDS encoding Anti-ECFsigma factor, ChrR, with protein MDLHSDYSKRVALNHHDLPWIPSPALGVERRMFDRQGDELARATSIVRYEAGAKFPAHTHEFGEEILVLDGVFSDETGSYPPGTYIMNPPGSSHTPFSESGCTLFVKLRHLGPEQTEREIVDTNSAPWFQGMVPGLTVMPLMRQGTGSTLVRWAPQTYFNPHKHYGGEEIFVVDGVFEDEHGRYPAGSWIRSPHMSLHQPFSKEGCTILVKTGHLI; from the coding sequence ATGGACCTTCATTCTGACTACAGTAAGCGTGTAGCGCTCAATCACCATGATTTGCCATGGATCCCAAGCCCTGCGTTGGGGGTTGAGAGGCGTATGTTTGACCGTCAGGGTGATGAGCTAGCTAGGGCTACCTCGATCGTTCGATACGAAGCTGGAGCCAAGTTTCCAGCCCATACCCATGAATTTGGAGAAGAGATCTTGGTGCTGGATGGGGTCTTTAGTGATGAGACTGGAAGTTATCCACCCGGTACCTACATCATGAATCCCCCCGGTTCATCTCATACACCTTTTAGCGAAAGCGGCTGTACTCTTTTTGTCAAGTTGAGACATCTTGGTCCTGAGCAGACTGAGCGTGAGATTGTGGATACGAATTCTGCGCCATGGTTTCAGGGAATGGTGCCTGGTTTAACTGTAATGCCTCTGATGAGGCAGGGCACAGGCTCTACATTAGTCAGATGGGCGCCGCAAACTTACTTCAACCCACATAAACATTATGGCGGTGAGGAAATTTTTGTTGTAGATGGTGTATTCGAAGATGAGCATGGGCGCTATCCTGCGGGTTCATGGATTAGAAGTCCCCACATGAGCTTGCATCAACCCTTTAGCAAAGAAGGTTGCACAATCTTGGTTAAGACTGGGCACTTAATATAG
- a CDS encoding Choloylglycine hydrolase gives MIRKIVAASVSATLAFAPLVSHACTAVNIVAKDGSVVAGRTMEWAFDMKWQLNANPKGTPISLSAPASLKLPATSLSSKYAFVAIAPGVLAGPPAYLEGQNEAGLGISGNFLPGFTEYQTVTPQDKNYVSILNLGGFILGMFGSVKELRNELPKYKVWFDPSEVKGLPTPPWLHLVLTDRSGDSIVVEFIKGQMMIHNNVAGVLTNAPTYDWHLNNVRNYLSLTTTATASVTVGNTNVTELGQGGGLLGLPADYTPPSRFVRATYLKQFTYQPNNSVDAMQAADHILNNVDIPIGVARSTDGKQVFSDYTQWVNLKDLKNNRMKIANYANRTNFIEINLNEVFKSGKSKTWQVDKLPYPQNDLTAEFLK, from the coding sequence ATGATTAGAAAAATAGTGGCTGCGTCTGTTTCAGCTACCCTGGCATTTGCTCCGCTGGTAAGTCATGCATGTACCGCTGTAAATATAGTGGCGAAAGATGGCTCGGTTGTTGCAGGAAGAACCATGGAATGGGCTTTTGACATGAAATGGCAACTAAATGCAAATCCTAAGGGCACCCCTATCTCCCTCAGCGCTCCAGCATCACTGAAGTTGCCTGCAACAAGTCTATCTAGTAAATATGCGTTTGTCGCAATTGCACCCGGAGTGTTAGCGGGTCCTCCTGCGTATCTAGAAGGTCAAAATGAAGCGGGCCTTGGCATTAGCGGAAATTTCTTACCTGGCTTTACTGAATATCAAACGGTTACTCCGCAAGATAAGAACTATGTTTCTATTTTGAACTTAGGTGGCTTTATTTTAGGAATGTTCGGTTCAGTTAAGGAGTTGCGAAACGAGCTCCCTAAATACAAGGTGTGGTTTGACCCAAGTGAAGTCAAGGGTCTTCCAACACCACCTTGGTTGCACCTAGTGTTAACGGATCGCAGTGGTGACAGTATTGTTGTCGAGTTTATTAAGGGTCAAATGATGATCCACAATAACGTTGCTGGAGTGCTGACTAATGCGCCAACCTATGACTGGCACCTCAACAATGTACGCAACTATCTATCGCTTACAACTACTGCAACGGCATCTGTCACTGTAGGAAATACCAATGTTACTGAGTTGGGTCAGGGTGGTGGTTTATTGGGTTTGCCAGCAGATTACACACCACCATCTCGTTTTGTCAGGGCAACTTATTTAAAGCAATTTACCTATCAGCCCAATAATAGTGTTGATGCCATGCAAGCTGCCGATCATATCTTGAATAACGTTGACATTCCTATTGGTGTTGCTCGCTCTACAGATGGTAAACAGGTTTTTTCTGATTACACACAGTGGGTTAATCTCAAAGACTTAAAAAATAATCGTATGAAAATTGCAAACTATGCAAATCGTACAAACTTTATCGAAATTAATCTGAATGAAGTTTTCAAGTCCGGTAAATCAAAGACTTGGCAGGTTGATAAGTTACCGTACCCCCAAAATGATTTGACGGCAGAGTTTCTTAAATAG